From Gammaproteobacteria bacterium, a single genomic window includes:
- a CDS encoding tetraacyldisaccharide 4'-kinase, translating to MRQAVEAGLGWVWGASTRPAAAAGLALLPLEMAFAAGVAVRNHRYDAGRLPIRSAEVPVVSVGNLAVGGSGKTPVAAWLAAWFLRRGVTPGIVTNGYGLDEMLLHRQWNPEAPVAADGHRARAAAVVVERGAQVVILDDGFQHRALARDLDLVLVAAEHPVPLRLLPRGPYREPEKALARAGGVIVTRRVASFGAARRRARALEAMHRRRCALVSLAFSRWSDVAGAPASAPTGSALVLSGIARPWEFHGLLQREIPGMELEPMIFSDHHCYSAADMAAIARRARGRPVVTTAKDAVKLPQLGEHGVDARVLHLEVVVERGRRWLEDALGELPGIVPPSLAGRSAR from the coding sequence ATGAGACAGGCCGTGGAGGCGGGACTGGGCTGGGTGTGGGGGGCGTCCACCCGGCCGGCGGCGGCGGCCGGGCTGGCTCTGCTGCCGCTGGAAATGGCCTTCGCGGCGGGGGTGGCGGTCCGCAACCACCGCTACGACGCCGGACGGTTGCCGATCCGGTCGGCCGAGGTGCCGGTGGTGTCGGTCGGAAACCTGGCGGTGGGGGGGAGCGGCAAGACGCCTGTGGCGGCCTGGCTGGCCGCCTGGTTCCTGCGGCGCGGCGTGACCCCCGGCATCGTGACCAACGGGTACGGGCTCGACGAGATGCTGCTGCACCGGCAATGGAATCCCGAGGCGCCGGTCGCCGCCGATGGCCATCGGGCGCGTGCCGCCGCCGTTGTCGTGGAACGGGGCGCGCAGGTGGTGATCCTCGACGACGGCTTTCAGCACCGGGCCCTGGCGCGTGATCTGGATCTGGTGCTGGTCGCGGCGGAGCACCCTGTACCGCTGCGGCTTCTGCCGCGGGGGCCTTACCGGGAACCGGAGAAGGCCCTGGCGCGCGCGGGGGGTGTGATCGTAACCCGCCGAGTCGCTAGTTTTGGCGCGGCCCGGCGCCGAGCCCGGGCGCTGGAAGCGATGCACCGGCGGCGCTGTGCCCTTGTGAGCCTCGCGTTCTCGCGATGGAGCGATGTCGCGGGGGCTCCGGCCTCCGCTCCGACGGGCTCGGCGCTGGTCTTGTCAGGCATTGCGCGCCCGTGGGAGTTTCACGGGTTGCTGCAGCGGGAAATCCCCGGCATGGAGTTGGAGCCGATGATCTTCAGCGACCACCACTGCTACTCCGCGGCGGACATGGCCGCCATCGCGCGCCGCGCGCGCGGGCGCCCCGTCGTGACCACCGCCAAGGATGCGGTGAAGCTGCCGCAGTTGGGCGAGCACGGGGTGGACGCGCGCGTCCTGCACCTTGAAGTCGTGGTCGAGAGGGGCCGGCGATGGCTGGAAGACGCACTCGGTGAGCTGCCGGGGATCGTGCCGCCCAGCCTCGCGGGAAGGAGCGCCCGGTGA
- the bshC gene encoding bacillithiol biosynthesis cysteine-adding enzyme BshC, translating into MNLELLVGHPSGSRLVADYLTRRPSALAFFQGDPTLAASYTAAAEAVAARFDRAARARAVECVHAPTPAVRARLDRLVEEGGFFVTTGQQPGLFTGPLYSVYKALTAVRLAGALEDVLGRPVIPLFWVASEDHDWREVDHTWTVSVSNELRRVALADGSERGDRPVHRVPMGEAIGPVLEEFLSLFPDNDFKPACARRLRSAYAPGNSLGEAFTQVLADWLGPLGMAFVDASSLPLKRASRRLFTAVLDGATEQEALLGRTADRLRAAGYHVQVPILDGGVNLFFEGSSGRERVYRSGGNFRLRHSRELLARRRILAESDADPRVLSPNVLLRPVVEGAVFPVVSYVAGPGEIAYFAQLRDLFDLCGIRMPVVHPRFSVTVIEPKIRKVLDKLDLSLQDLARPFGELAGRVVQDDVPEGVRQALADLRGGIGRGVEELSRAAATLDPTLKGPAKHVRTVAFDALEQMRKKIIHSLKREKQTKLRQLEKAQVHLYPRGGPQERSLNACYYLIRYGREFLDALHDRFSVRLAGDESRAANIAGVGSLRA; encoded by the coding sequence GTGAACCTGGAGCTGCTCGTCGGCCATCCCTCCGGCTCCCGCCTGGTGGCCGACTACCTGACGCGGCGCCCCTCCGCCCTTGCCTTCTTCCAGGGCGACCCGACGCTTGCGGCCAGCTACACGGCCGCGGCCGAGGCGGTGGCGGCGCGCTTCGACCGCGCCGCCCGGGCCCGCGCCGTGGAGTGCGTCCACGCCCCCACGCCTGCGGTGCGGGCACGGCTGGATCGCCTGGTCGAGGAGGGTGGCTTCTTCGTCACCACCGGGCAGCAGCCCGGTCTCTTCACCGGCCCCCTGTACAGCGTCTACAAGGCGCTCACCGCGGTGCGACTGGCGGGCGCGCTGGAGGATGTCCTGGGAAGGCCCGTGATTCCCCTGTTCTGGGTGGCGTCCGAGGATCACGACTGGCGGGAGGTCGATCACACCTGGACCGTGAGCGTCTCCAACGAGCTGCGGCGCGTTGCACTCGCCGACGGTTCGGAGCGCGGGGACCGTCCCGTCCACCGCGTGCCGATGGGCGAAGCGATCGGGCCGGTGCTGGAGGAGTTTCTCTCGCTCTTTCCGGACAACGACTTCAAGCCCGCCTGCGCACGGCGTCTGCGTTCGGCGTACGCGCCCGGGAACTCGCTCGGCGAGGCCTTTACCCAGGTGCTCGCCGATTGGCTGGGGCCGCTGGGGATGGCCTTCGTCGACGCCTCTTCGCTCCCGCTCAAGCGCGCCTCGCGGAGGCTGTTCACGGCGGTGCTGGACGGCGCGACCGAGCAGGAGGCGCTGCTGGGCAGAACCGCGGACCGGCTGAGGGCGGCCGGGTACCACGTACAGGTTCCCATTCTCGACGGCGGGGTCAACCTGTTCTTCGAGGGAAGCTCGGGACGGGAGCGCGTGTACCGGAGCGGGGGCAACTTCCGGCTCAGGCACTCGCGCGAACTTCTTGCCCGCCGCCGGATCCTCGCCGAGTCGGATGCCGATCCCCGTGTGCTGAGCCCCAACGTTCTGCTCCGCCCCGTGGTCGAGGGCGCAGTGTTCCCGGTGGTATCCTACGTCGCCGGACCGGGAGAAATCGCCTACTTCGCACAGCTCCGGGACCTGTTCGACCTCTGCGGGATCCGCATGCCGGTAGTCCACCCCCGGTTCTCGGTTACGGTCATCGAACCCAAGATCCGCAAGGTCCTCGACAAGCTGGACCTGTCCCTTCAGGACCTGGCTCGACCCTTCGGCGAACTCGCCGGACGCGTCGTGCAGGACGACGTACCCGAGGGCGTCCGTCAGGCACTTGCGGACTTGCGCGGGGGTATCGGCAGGGGCGTGGAGGAGCTGAGTCGCGCGGCGGCCACGCTGGATCCCACTCTGAAGGGACCCGCGAAGCACGTGCGCACGGTGGCCTTCGACGCACTCGAACAAATGCGGAAGAAGATCATCCACAGCCTTAAGCGGGAGAAGCAGACGAAGCTCCGCCAGCTCGAGAAGGCTCAGGTGCACCTGTATCCCCGGGGAGGTCCGCAGGAACGATCGTTGAACGCCTGCTACTACCTGATACGCTACGGACGGGAATTCCTGGACGCGCTTCACGATCGTTTCTCAGTCCGGCTGGCCGGCGACGAGTCCCGCGCCGCGAACATCGCAGGTGTCGGGTCGCTCCGGGCCTGA